AGATGACCTGGCGATAGAAAATCGTTGAACTGATTGCAATCTATAATTGTACTTAATGAACTATAAACGCACCATCCTCTCCGTGACATTAAGAACAAAAGGAGCATCTGGACAATAGATCAGTTTATGTACGGCGTCACCAGAGAAAAGTACGTGACTACTATTAATTATAAGGGGCGTGAGCGTAAATACGTACATACAACGAAATCTCTGAGCTCGCAGGTTACCACCAAAAGTACAGATATTGATGATGTTTATTAATTACGATGCAAATTTCAAGGACGGTTGCCTCTCCCTATCTGCCCGAAATACACAAATAACACAACGCGTTAACGGGAAAGTCATGGTTTCGAAGTGGTCTAACAAAAGCCAATTGAACTCACTACATCGGTTTGTGTTTACCACTTTCATACACACAGAATAATAATAGTAAttgatatttattcaaattcaGTACTAGAAAAAGGTATTCCAGAACTTTCCAAGGTCTTTTAAATTATAAATTCCTGATCTTAGCACCGAAGTCGTAAATAGCTTAACAGAGATGACCCGGCTATAGAAAAGTGATGAACTGTAACTTCATCAGTAATTAGACGTAATTGAGTATGAATCGCGCCATCCTGTCTGTGATCTTAAggagaacaaaagaaacaaaggtACAAAGAATGTTTACGACGCTAGTagtgaaatgtacatgtataaggggCTACGGGTCTACCAAATGCCTATTCTGAGTTCGCAGATGATCAGTAGCGTTTTTCACCACAGTTTATCGACAATGGTCTTCAGTTTTgtcaaagacaaacaaacaatcaaacaaagacAATTCTAGAACGTTCTGCACAGGTGTGTCTGGCGGTATCATGTGATCAGTTCCTCCGGCTAGCGTCAAATCTTAACTGCTATCACCCTTGATTGTGCACAGGTCAATGCTTTGGAATGCTTCTGACTTACCGGTAGCTACATTGGTGGATGCACCGACGGCGCACCTAAAGATACATTTGCATCAGAAAGACAGTTTTTGTCGGAGCCAATCAGAAGAAAGATACGTCTTTAGGGCTGCGGTTTCTCCGCCCACTTTGATCGTAATTCTTCTCATCTGTCATAAACAGGGGACGCTACCGGCCGTGTGCAGGCAGTTGTGGTGAAGAGAGGAGAAGGCACACCTGTTAGAACATCGAGTCCTTCCGATCATCGATCAGGCATCCAGAGAAATCAAGACAACCTTCTTCTGATTAAGGTGTGAACATTTTACTCCTCCTAATGTTTTTACCTAGACATGTAGTGCACTTTATTACCAAATTGTTACCAAACAATAGGGCCAGTTATGGGCGTGTTGTTTACCAGTGTTGTGTTCGATCTATTCCGAATTGTAAAAGAGCAGCTAATGGTGCGACTACGGACCATAATACCGGCACCCTGGCGACAAATTTGATTCAGATTTTATTAATATAATGCTTTGTATATTCCTAATGAATTGGACGCTCTTTTATTGAGCTTTTGTCTGTCTCACCGGGGCTACGACAATGCCAATCGTAGTAGAGGTGGCGTCAACCGCAACGCACATTGAATATTGAATATGTTTTTTGGATTTAACATAGGGAATTCGGACTAGACCACGTACGTCAATCGAAAAAGTAGCACCATGCCGCACATCTTAGCTACTATTTCTTGCTACGCGTATGTCGCACAACGTTTAGGTGATTTCGTCCGCCTcctcttaagctaagggcacaacccgtgcaatttgtccgtacgtttttttttggggggggggaggccacgtccgcaaCGTATTTTGAAAACGcccaggctgtacagggcagacgCCCGTACTGGCACTCACGGGAGGGTGGGGGTGCTTTGGGTTTTTGGAAAGTGAattcgcagcccgatggcacacaaagttttgcctgcacgtaaagttctacctCGTGtgtgcgtgctccaaaatccgtcggaatccctacgagtttgtacggaggcggtgctttccacttacggatcccaaaagattgcccacgtcttgacacgtagacagcacgtatttgcacggaCGGCGGGTTGCGCCTTTAGCTATAGAGCGGGTTGACGGGCGAGGAAAGATGCTGGGTTCTGTCAGTCGCATGTGCCGGCAATACGTCGTGCACGTGGCCGTCACCACCCTCAATTGTGCCGGTGCCCGTCGTAGATTTAGGCCTGGTCGGACTCTGAAGCCACAATTTGTCCCGGCGGTAGGAGTTAACCATAAATTAACCAACGGAAGAACTCCTATTACCGAAAGCAACTACCGGGTGCCACAAAATTACCCCGGCGGTGAAAGCTTCTTCTCCCCCGAAGAGAGCCATACAAAAAAGGGCCAGGCGAAAACAAGATAGGCTGGTTGCCAGCCAAGACTGAACAATTAAAGCACCCCGCACCCTTTTTGCTCGACATGTCATATCATAAGGGCACACAATGACATGTCAATAACCTCGAAAGTTAGCTTCCACACAACGAGGAGTGTTCAAAGGCCAGTCACTAAGTCTTCAAAACTGTCTCGTACAAAGATAGACATCAGGATAGATGCGAAATAACTCTTGGAGCTGCGAAAGTTTGAGGCAGTGAGTACGTACTGTCCGCTTGCACCCTTACcctagcgtttttttttttcacatacggGGGACAATTTATCTCGAACGTTTCAGTAGGTGGAATTGATATCGTTAGCATCGAAGATAGGAGAGTACAAGATATGTAGTGTCAGCCATTCCAACTTTGGTCGGTAAATAAGAGAATCAGTACGTACAATTAATTGTGCAAAGTATGTATGAGATGGGATAAGATATGAAAACACATGACGACATCCTGCCTACCATAGATTGGCCAGGCTCTCTTCGGGGTAGAAGAAACTTTCCACCGCCGCAGTAATCTTTGGCACTCGGTAGGAGTTATACGCGGTAGGGGTTACATAGACCAACCGCGGGACCCCTACCACCTAAAACTTTAACTGCCGGGTGCCAAAGATCACCCCGGCGGCGGAAAGCTTCTCCTATCCCGAAGAGAGCCCGACCAAAACAGGGCCCAGCGAAAACACGATAGACTGGATACCAGCCAAGACTCAACAAAACATCCCGCAGCCTTTTTTGCTTGACATACAGATGTCATATCCCAAGGGCCTGCAATGTCAATAACCTCGAAAGTTGGCTTCCACACAATGAGGAGTGTTCAAAAGCCAGTCAATAAGTCTTCAACTCGTACAGTTATACGGTTGTTGGAGTTAAATTGACCAACCACGGGACCCCTACCAACTAAAGCTGTAACTACCGGGTGCCAAAGATTACCTCGGCGGCGGAAAGCTTCTCCTGCCCCGAGGAGAGTCCGGCAAAAATAGGGCCCTGCGAACTCAAAATGGACGGGATGCCAGTCAGGTCTGAACAAAGCACCCGTGCCTACTTTTCGGCTGACTAACTGCCAACATATAGAGACGTGAACTCGAAAATCAGCTTGAACACAATGAAGAGAGCATCAAGGGTCAGCGATCAAAGCTTAGCCACACTGCCTCGTACAAAGCCACACCAAACCGCCTTAAGGTTGAATGGGTGATGGCGTTAAGAATTCACATTAAATGGGCGTTTTGTACCAATACCCGTCCTGTGAAGTTGTACATTTTAGAAATCAAAGAATACTTCAGTACCTTCATATTTGACCCGAACTTACAAATTCATATTAACCACTTGACTTGAGCAGACGGTTATGTAACTTTCAAAGGGAAGATCTAGTTATTTAGAATTAGTATTCCCTAAGATATGCACACTTTAGAAATTCAAGAACCTACGAATTAAGTGATCAAAAGACAGGTTTCCCATGAGTagcattgaataaaaatatgcTACCCACGACTAACGGAAAACGCGTTAACTAACGGCATACAGACCCGCATATATGTTCAAGATTGCATCTGATGCTCGTTGTGCCGCAAGGCGTATATGCGAAGATGTAAAGATAGGGCAAACCGAGACAAAGTATATAGTGTTTTTCCCCATTCATTCCATTCTGTATATTGTTGTTGGCTACTACGAGCCAAAAGGGGATTTTCCCGTTTAGGATTCTTTACAATTCTGAAAGGTAGAATTTACCAAAAGCTTTTGGATGGCCGGTTTGGATCAATAAGAGTTTGAATGATACTCTTATTAACGTCAttgtttccatgacaacagGGACGACCTTGTAGACCGGCCTGTTGGACTGGTGACGAGAGCGCCCCATCATGGCGTCCACGAGCGCCACCATGCGGAGGATGTTTGTCCTGCTGCTCCTGATCTATATTGTAGATTTTCGGGCTGAGGTAAGGAACGATACATTTTGTGATACCGTATCAATTCATTACGTCGTAATGAGTAGATCAAAGACAAAGtcagtgaatagtttcatcaggttggtgtgTCCCTGAATATGTGCTTTGTttacaccgacgtttcggtgacagTCTCTCACCTTCCTTCACTAGCTAGTTCACATTACACTGAcgctgtatatgtatatgtatatgtatatgtatatgtttatgtatatgtgaatgcacataaatgtaaacacttgaagtttgtaagcagcgacacctgtagTTGCTGTGAAGCAAtattgccatgaggaaggtgacaagCGGCCACCGAGACGTCGGTGGAAATAATTGATTAAAAGCAAAATTTCCTCTTGCAAATAGATCTGATTTGCTTGTGTTGGAAATAACAGTTAACGTTTCTTTGACACTAAAATACAcaattttaatttttgaattttaTCTGCAACAAGCTTAGACCATAGTATCATTCAGTGAACATAAGCGTTAGCACCAAATACATGCAGTCACCCATCTGATGTTATCGATCATAAACCATCGAAAACCAAATNNNNNNNNNNNNNNNNNNNNNNNNNNNNNNNNNNNNNNNNNNNNNNNNNNNNNNNNNNNNNNNNNNNNNNNNNNNNNNNNNNNNNNNNNNNNNNNNNNNNNNNNNNNNNNNNNNNNNNNNNNNNNNNNNNNNNNNNNNNNNNNNNNNNNNNNNNNNNNNNNNNCATAGTATCATTCAGTGAACATAAGCGTTAGCACCAAATACATGCAGTCACCCATCTGATGTTATCGATCATAAACCATCGAAAACCATactttaaaggcaacctaagcaatattacagcgtcaaagtggaaatattctgaataaggcaatctgcatgatattgacatctactgcactgtattctcatatttacatcattatttcatactttgagctgttaaaaacagcccagagacaagttgcacgaggatattccttattattgtacccccccccccaaaaaaaatctggaatctggaatccttgtgcaactcgtTCCCGCGCcatttttaacggctcaatttatgaaataatgatgtaaatgtgctaaaatagtgcattaaatgtcaatattatacagactgccttatttagaatatttccactttaaacaatgtaatattgcttaggttgcctttgaGTTCTTGATTCTTGCCACCGAATAATAAGATTAAACATTAATCATACCTTTCATGAGATCACAATAGACACCGACTGAACTTTGCACCACAGCCTGTAAAACAAACACTATTTTACTAGCAGATGGTAGTTAATTATTGGAATACTAAATATTTTTTGCAATTAAAAAATCAACGTTTATTTTAATGCCGTTAGTGTCGTTAGCACTTTCTGCACAATTCTGCTTCATAATATTGTCTCAAGGTAACATTATGATATATCAAGAAAATGAGGGTTCGTCTTCCACTCCCACAggcttttttgtttttctggccACCAAACAAGCCAAACAAACCTAGCCACGGACCAACTCAAGAGGTACAAGGACATGGACAAGGTACGTGAGCTCGCTCGCCATTTTGATTACGCATACGCGCTTAGCGGCATGAATTGTCACAGTGGTTAATATTTTAGAGGTAAAGTTCCAGGACTTGTAAAGGGTTCATGTTCTGGATcgttatatccggcacacatatacatgtcctgtgtgccgcacccggatatatccgggatggcgtattcccccgaagtatcAGCTTTGCGCGCGCGTAGCGCACAAACCcaggaagttagggacttcggttttgttcggggggttctttttggaggtcagcagccaaccctggcactgatagcattttatagtgctgaaactctgtcagtttaagggttaagaatttccagacgtgttttgtttcaGAAGCTGTCACCTTTGACATAAAGCCTGTAATTCATGTCGCTACGTATGCGCAATGGGAATAGTGAAAGAGTTTATTAATTTTCTCCATGGTTCTGTTTGTGCACCAATAAGTATGTGCATTTCTCAGAAAAACAAGTTTGTGCAGCGATGGGAATTGTgggtgacatgtcaaaggagaATGCCATTGAGACATAAGCAAAAGCACGTCTGGAAAATGTCATTAGGGGTGCCTAGTAAGTAATCATACGATCTtaacggaaaacatacgatccactactaggaaacatacgatccttacgggaaacatacgatccttacgggaAACATACGATGCTTACTAATCTTTTGGACCGACGCAAGGGTCACGTCACTCAAGCGGCAGATTCACGTGCACTATGGCGGCCTCGGGATTGCTCATTATTCGTTACGATATCTTTGCGTACGGGCTTATCACATCCTGCTAAACATGAAAACCCCAACGTACACGGTTGGCCTCTTAGGCGGCATATTATTGTACCGACTATATGGAAAACGAAGTTCTCCAGAGTCCTTCATATTGAATTTGCCGCTGATGCCACGTGGTCCAGCAAATTAGTAGGGATCGTATGTTTCTAGTAGTGggtcgtatgttttccgtaaggatcgtatgttttctaatagtggatcgtatgttttcggtaaggatcgtatgtttcttagtagtggatcCTATGTTTTCtataaggatcgtatgttttccgtaaggatcgtatggtTACTAAGACACCCCTGGTCATGCAGATCGAGACAATGATTGGCGGTTTACTAGTTGTgggccttcacttttgacatattacccacaattcctgtcatTGAATATGCGGACTCGGAATTATGAACGTGCTTTTAGATATCAGTCTAAGATTCTTACATGACTTCTTAAAATCATAAACTAGGTAGCATGTTATCGAGGAATCTGTATTTTTGAGATAGAAACATAGGTCAACGTTACAAGAGCCATTGGTAATGTGGGAAGGGGTTGTTCAATTcatgatctctctctctctctctctctctctctctctgtcagttagtctatacagactataaCACTTATCAACCTACTGTTTTCAGTATTGCATTTATTGTATTAAGTATATTCTATTGTATTAAGTATGCTTCAAACTGTAGTTGTGTTCAGACAGATAAAACTTTCGTGCTCCTAACGCCACAATTTACAATGCACAAACAAGACGTCTCATttggtgttttcttttacataccGCTAGATATAGCTGGCTACAAGGGCTGTTATGTGGACGGCGGAAACCGTGTGTTCCCCCATTCCTATACGTTTTCGAATAGCATGACCACAGCCATATGCAAGGCCCATTGCAAAAGGAACGGGTACGCCTATGCAGGTAtgtatctatacatgtatgagtTTGGTGCTTTGTGGGTGTTTGCTACTATAACTgattaacatacattcgcataattccacagGCGCCATTATACTGCCACCTCAAAATAAGTTAGTATAGAGGTGTTCCCAAGATTGCCTTccacacctaaatatctgaattgtattacattcaggatatttaacattcagcgttcaagacaatcttgggaagacctctatactaccgttttttgaggtggtggtattatggcacctggtggagttatgatagtcgatgttacctCCAGGAAGAACTGGTGGTTTACCTACGATTGAAGTGTTTTgggctgtgtatgtgtgttcgtACCTATAAAACTCAAGACCATTCTGATAAGTTTGTATGTTATGGGTAGTTCGACAGCGTTTGGGGGCCCTTTGCAGTATTTTCTAGGTACAGAGCCATAACATGCCGACATCACCTCCTAAAATAGTGTGGTACAGCCCATAGACAGATAGTCAGCCAGGTGAGGTTAATACCCTAATTTTTGGACACTTGTAATAGGTTGCTTgtcatctccatgaaaaaatatatacttaACGTTAGTTTTACAGGGCATTTTACagggcatcatcatcatcattatcatcatcttcatcctattgctgattaatcagccgtagtggtagcacaacatgttatgctgtgtTAATAGGCATTCTAGTCCCccggcggcgcctatctcctctccggggtgtggtgaatgatgtaaatcaccgtatggctgatacgaggcAGAGGTTTACTTAGACACCGTCTGGgagatttgtagtgaatcaccaactcccgactgAAGAATTTGctccatcgcacgtgtggggggttctttaacgtgcatgggtgtggctctcctcatacacgggacctctattAAACGTCGTATCCGTATATTACACAATACTCTTGAAGTACTGATCATGCAAATTACGGTCAAAGGGAATGTGAACGCACCATAATATTTTTGTGAATGATGCGTACGTCTTACTTGCGACAAATACGATCACATATACATAATCTACGTTAccttgcatagattatgtatatGTGATCGCCATTTCATTTGTATgcacatatatacacatacaaggTATTCTATTTTGGTAAAGACTCAATTGAAATAGATAACACTTAATACagcattatttgcataatcactgatgcaaaataaaacaagaaaatttgCACAAACTTTATTTCATGACTCTATGGGGTCCCTGAACTCTTGTTGCATTTGATGATGTCCCTTTGCAGGCACAGAGGCCGCAAAGGAGTGTTACTGTGGGACGGCGGCGGAGTTCGGCAACCTGCCCGGGTCCCGGCCTCCCTCCGAATGCAACATAAGGTGCGGAGGCAACAGGAATGAGATCTGTGGAGGACCATGGCGGTTATCAATTTACTGGATTGAAGGTAAGACCGCATCAGCATGTTAACGGTGACAGAAATTGTACATGAGTAGTAAGCTCTTTCACAGAGTTCACCACGCTTGTGTGATCAAGAGGAATCCTGGGTACTACGTCGAAGGTGGAGGCCCATCAGAAGACAACAGTCTCGTCTCAACCATTGTTAAGATTTGCGCGACAATGTCCGTAAAGctatgacacctggtggaatgtTAACGTgtggggccttcacctttgacatattacccatgaACCATTTaatcttcttttcttttaaacGCTACTCACCTACGAACATGTACAGCCTTGTCTCAACTAATGTTTTGACTTGCATAACACAATTTATGCCCGGAGCGTAATGGTGCCTAAAAATGGTTTTGGACCTTCGATCCTCTTTGACAGAACtgctgtcgctgcacatgcctAGTGAAGTCTGCGAAAGAGCTTATACTAGCAATAGCATTTAATACAAGGAAGGGTGTGGTCTCAATTTGTTGATGTTGCTTACCTTACTAGGTGGGGGCGGGGGAGGCACTACGACAAATACACACTACAGAGTGTACAACGAAGCAAAAACGTACTTCGATGCCAAGAGGCGGTGCCAGCAGAATGGTGGACATCTTGCTGATTTGAAAACACCTGCCATCGCTGCCGTTGTTGCAAGACTGGTGGACAGTAGGAACGGCTATTGGATCGGCCTGAATGATATCAACGTATGTGGTCATGCGATGAATCTCTTTAGGATATAGTTCGGGTTAGGGGTAAGGGCTAGGGGTAATGGGTTAGGGTATAGAGTTAGttttaggggttagggttaggggttaggggtagggattagggttagggttagggttagaggtTATGGGTAGGGATTGGGGTTAGGGTGAGGGGTttgagttagggttagggactagggtcagggtcagggttagggttagggttagggtcagggtcagggtcagggttagggttagggttagggttagggttagggttagggttaaggttagggttagggttagggttagggaaaAGGGTtagtggttagggttaggattagggttagggttagggttagggttagggttaaggttagggttagggttagggaaaAGGGTtagtggttagggttaggattagggttagctCTCGTTTTTTGGCACTTGTTTTGAGTGCTGAAGATTGGTTCTaaactggatttccagtgctgaatcttACACTTGGTATAACTTCAAACTTCACCATTTTTCACTTAAAAAAAGTAGTCAGTCTTACATTACCATTTATAAGTAAGGCAAAATAATGACAATTTCTAAGATATGCACGAATGAACTATATTGCTAAACAGGTACGAGGTACAAGGCAACCAATGACATCTACTAGTTATATAGACAATAGCACTACGAGGCTTCATACAGAATATCTATAACAACACAGTCATGTATATGATGAAACATAATTTCTGTTCTTATACAGCATGAGGGTGACTGGCGCTGGTCTGACGGTGTATCACTGAGCAGTTGTAGCTACCAGAACTGGTACCCTGGGGAACCCAACAACAGTGGTAATAACGAAGACTGTGTCCACCTGTTGGCCAACGAAGGTATGAGGTGGAACGATAACAGCTGCAATGCGAGGAACTACTTCATCTGTGAAACAGGCAAGTCCTTTCACAACTATGGTGAGAAGACCAAGACCTTAAACTGCAGCTGTTGTTAAGTGTAATAAGTTATTAAACTGACTTGAGCGTCCACTAGAAATTTCTGTAAAGTAGAATATGTTTTTTTATACATTGCAACCTGGACCTTGCCGTCCTTTTGATAGAATCCGGCGTcaatttgttaccgggtcccggaatgattttaagtccgacttaaatgaGCCCGGGCCCGGCCGTTCTCGAATGT
This genomic stretch from Branchiostoma floridae strain S238N-H82 chromosome 13, Bfl_VNyyK, whole genome shotgun sequence harbors:
- the LOC118429366 gene encoding collectin-10-like codes for the protein MASTSATMRRMFVLLLLIYIVDFRAEAFLFFWPPNKPNKPSHGPTQEVQGHGQDIAGYKGCYVDGGNRVFPHSYTFSNSMTTAICKAHCKRNGYAYAGTEAAKECYCGTAAEFGNLPGSRPPSECNIRCGGNRNEICGGPWRLSIYWIEGGGGGGTTTNTHYRVYNEAKTYFDAKRRCQQNGGHLADLKTPAIAAVVARLVDSRNGYWIGLNDINHEGDWRWSDGVSLSSCSYQNWYPGEPNNSGNNEDCVHLLANEGMRWNDNSCNARNYFICETGKSFHNYGEKTKTLNCSCC